TGCGCGTGGACCGGGTCGGCGTCGACGACGGGTTCTTCGCCCTGGGCGGCGACAGCATCCTCGCCATCCAACTGGTCGCCCGCGCCCGGGCGCACGGGCTCGGACTCGCCACCGGCGACGTCTTCCGGCACCAGACGCCGGCGCTGCTGGCCCCCTCGGCCCGCAGGCTTCCCTCGGCGCGGACCGCGGCCGCGGCCCCCGGCACCGAGGACGGGGCCGAGTCGGGGGAGGTCCCGCTCACCCCGGTCATGCACTGGCTGCGCGAGCGCGGCGGCCCGATCGACCGGTTCAGCCAGGCCATGCTGCTGCGCACGCCGGTCGGGGCCGACGAGCCCCGGCTCACCGAAGTGCTCCAGGCGGTCCTGGACCGCCACGCCATGCTGCGTTCCAGGCTGGAGATCGACGGCGCCGGGCGGTGGCGGCTCACCGCAGCCGAGCCCGGCGCGGTCGAGGCCAAGGAGGTTCTGCGGCGGGTCGACGTCGCCGGATGCGGCGCCGCGGCGCTGGAGGAGGAGATCCGCGCGGCGGGCGAGGCCGCCCAGGCCGAACTGGCCCCGGCCGCAGGAGTCGTGGTCCGCGCGGTGTGGCTGGACCCGGGCGCCCGGGAGGCGGGGCGGCTGCTGCTGGTCGTGCACCACCTGGCCGTGGACGGCGTGTCCTGGCGGATCCTCATCGGCGACATCGCCGCGGCGTGGCGCGACGTCGCCGCCGGCCGCCGGCCCGCCCCGGCACCGGCGACGGCCTCCTTCATCCAATGGGCTCGCGGCCTGCACGAGGTCGCGGCGCATCCCGACCGCCGGGCCGAGCTGGAGCACTGGGGCGCGGTCGCCCGGATGCCGGATCCGCCGCTGACCGAACGCCCGCTCGACCCGGCGCGCGACACCCAGGCGAGCACGCTGCGGCTCACCCTCGGCCTGCCCGCCGAGGAGACCGGGCCGCTGCTCACGCGGGTGCCCGAGGTCTTCCGCGCCGGAGTCAACGACGCGCTCGTCACCGCGCTGGCGCTGGCCGTCGCGCATTGGCGGTCCCGGCGCGGGCGCGGCGGCGCGCACCTGCCGGTCCGGTTGCAGATGGAGGGGCACGGCCGGGAGTCCGACCTACTCGGCCTGCCCGACGTCTCCGCCACCGTCGGCTGGTTCACCAGCGTCTTCCCCGTCGGCCTGGACCTGTCCGGGATCGACCCGGCCCAGGCCCGCACCGGCGGCCCGGCCATGGGGCGGGCGCTCAAGCGGGTGAAGGAGGCGCTGCGCGACGTCCCGGCCAAGGGCGTGGGCTACGGGCTGCTGCGCCACCTGGACGCCGCGGCCGCCGAGCGGTTGGCCGCGGCGCCGGAGCCGCAGATCCTGTTCAACTACCTGGGTCGGCTGGCCGTCACGGGGGACGGGCCGGAGTGGACGGTCGCGCCGGAGACGGCCGCGGTTCCGCCCGGGGCCGATCCCGCGCTGCCCGTGCGCCACCCGCTGGAGATCAACGCCGTCACCCACGACCGCGCGGACGGGCCGGTCCTGACCGCCACCTGGATCTGGCCCGAGGGCGTGCTGGCCGAGGAGGCGGTGCGCGAGCTCGCCCGCGACTGGTTCGACTTCCTCGGCGCACTGGTGCGGCACGCCCAGGCCCCCGCGGCCGGCGGGCACACCCCGTCCGACCTCGGCCTGGTGGACCTCAGCCAGGAAGAGATCGACGACCTCGAATCGGAGTGGCTGTGAACAGCGGACCCTGGCCAGTGGGGAGGTCGGAACCTCGGCCCCAGGAGATCTCGAACCTCAACCCCAGGGGGTTTTCAAGGCCCGCCGCAGGAGGAGGGGGTGCGCGCGGGTGGGGGCGCGTGTTCCTTGGCCGCAGGGGGTCTGTAGGGCCCGCCGCAGGAGAGGTGGAAGAGGCCTTGACTTCAGGGGGTGTGAAGGTCCGCCGCAGGAGGGAGGGCGTGCGGGTGGGCGATTCTCTCGCGTGGCCGAAGGTCCGTGGACGCAAAATCGCCTTCCCGCGCGCGAAGCGCACGCCGACGCCGTGGGCGCGGCAGGCGTCGCGGTTTCGGGGCGGTGGTCAGGGCGGCGGTGTGCGGTTGAAGCCTTGGGGCGGGGCTCAAGCCCTGTGGCCGGTGTTTCACGCGCTCGGTGGCCGAGGCGGGCGGGCACGGTGGCCCGCGCCTTCACCGCGCGCCGAAACCATGGTCGCGTCCTGGCGCTCGAGGTGGCGGCGTGGGTGGCGCGGCGCCGGGGCGATCCCTTTGGGGGCCTTCGGCCGCGCGAGAGGATCGCCCGGTCACCGCGGGCCCCTCCTGCGGCTGAGGTTTCACGACCCCCGGTGGCCGAGGAGGGCCCGCACCAGTGTCCGGCCACTGCGGATCCCACCTGCGGCTGAGGTTCAAGCCTCAGTGGCCGAGGTGGGCGGGTCGGCGGCCCCTCGGCGTCCCGCCTCCACCTGTCGTCGCCCGCATCGCCGTCTCAGGGCCGACGGACACCCACGCACCCACGTCAGCGAAGCAGCACCGGTACGACCAGAGCGGAGGCCCGCGTGAGTACGAAATCCGGCCTGGAGGACATCTGGCCGCTGTCGCCGTTGCAGGAGGGGCTGCTGTTCCAGAGCCAGCTCGACGAGGGCGGGCCCGACGTCTACAACGTGCAGGTGGCGATCGACCTCGACGGGGCGCTCGATCCCTCGGGGCTGCGCGCCGCAGCGGCGGCGCTGCTGCGCCGCCACCCCAACCTGCGCTCGGCGTTCCGACGGCGCAAGAGCGGGCAGGCCGTCGCGCTCATCCCCAAGGAGGCCGAGGCGCCGTGGCGCGACGCCGACCTCTTCGGCGCCGACGAGGCCGAGCGGGCGCGCGAGCTGGACCGGCTCGCCGCGGCCGAGCGCGCGGCCCGGTTCGATCCGGCGCGGCCCCCGCTGCTGCGGTTCCTGCTGGTGCGGCTCGGCGCCGAACGGCACCGGCTCGTCCTGACCCACCACCACATCCTGCTGGACGGCTGGTCGCTGCCGCTGCTGGTGCGCGAGCTGTTCGCGCTGCACGCAGCGGGCGGCGACCCGGACGGCCTCGCCCGGCCCGCGCCCTACCGCGACCACCTCGCCTGGCTCCAGCGGCGGGACCGCCCCGCCGCCGAGGCGGCGTGGCGCGCCGCGCTGGCCGGGGTGGAGTCGCCGACCCGGCTCGCGCCGACGGCGGCGCCGGCGGCCGCCGTCCCCGAGGGCGTCACCGCCGAACTGCCCGCCCCGGCCACCGCGTCGCTGCGCGCGATGGCGCGCGAGCGCGGCCTGACCCTGAACACCGTGGTGCAGACGGCGTGGGCGGTGCTGCTCGGCCGGCTGCTGGGCCGCGACGACGTGGTGTTCGGCACCACGGTGTCGGGCCGTCCGGCCGAGATCGACGGCGTGGAGTCGATGATCGGGCTGTTCATCAACACCGTCCCGGTGCGGGTGCGGCTGCGCCCGGCCGAGGCCGTCGCCGACCTCCTCGCCCGGGTCCAGGACGAGCAGGCGCTGCTGCTGGACCACCAGCACCTCGGCCTCGCCGACATCCAGCGCCTGGCCGGCGTGCCCGATCTGTTCGACACGCTCGTCGTGTTCGAGAACCATCCCTGGGGAGGCGCCGACCCGGCCGAGGCCGTGCCGGGCCTGCGCGCGAGCGTCGCCGGGTCCGCCGACGCCACCCACTACCCGCTGTCCCTGGCCGTGCTTCCCGGCGAGCGCATGCGGCTGAACCTCGGGTACCGGCCCGACGTGCTGGAACGCGAGCGGGTCGAGCGCATCGCCGCGTGGCTGGTGCGGCTGCTGGAGCGGATCGCCGCCGACCCCGCGGCGCCGTCGGCGCGGCTGCCGCTGCTCACCGCCGCCGAGCACGACCGGATCGTGGCGGGGTTCAACGACGGCGGCGCGGCCGGCGCCGCCGCCATGGAGTTCGGCACCTTCCCCGAGCTGCTGGAGCGGCGGGTGGCCACGGCGCCCGACACGCCCATGCTGGTGGTGGAGGGCACCGAGCTCACCGCGGCCGAGGTCGACGAGCGAGCCAACCGGCTGGCCCACGCGCTCATCGCCAGGGGCGTGGGGCCGGAGAGCGTGGTGGCCGTCGCGGTGCCGCGCTCGGCCGAGCTCATCGTCGCCCTCGCCGCGGTGCTCAAGGCCGGCGGCGCCTACCTGGCGCTCGACCCCGACTATCCCGACGACCGGCTGGCCCACATGCTGGCCGACGCCGCCCCGGTGTGCGCCGTCGCGGCGGGCGAGCTCGCCGAGCGGGTGAGCGGACTCGCCCCGGTGCCGCTCCTGGTCCCCGACGACGCCGAAACGGCGGCCGAACTCGCGCGCTCCCGCGCCGACGCACCCGCCGACGCCGACCGCACCGCTCCGCTGACCCCGGCCAACGCCGCCTACGTCATCTACACCTCCGGCTCCACCGGCCGCCCCAAGGGCGTCGTCGTCAGCCACGAGGGCGTCGCCAAACTCGTCGCCACGGCGCGCGAGCGGCTGGGGGTGGGGCCCGGCAGCAGGATCTCGCAGTTCGGCTCGCCCAGCTTCGACGTCGCGTTCTGGGAGATCACCATGGGCCTGCTCTCCGGGGGGAGGCTCGTCATCGTCCCGGCGCAGCGCCGGGTGCCGGGCCCGCCGCTGACCGAGTACCTGCGCGCCCACGGCGTCACGCACAGCGGCCTGCCCCCGGCGCTGCTCTCGGCCATCCCCGACGACGTCGAGCTGCCCGAGGGCATGACCGTGCTCGCCGGGACCGAGGCCGTCTCCGGCGCCCTGGTGCGCCGCTACGCCGCCCGCGGCCCGATGTTCAACTGCTACGGCCCGACCGAGGCGACCGTCAACGCCACGCTGGGGGAGTGCGACCCGGCGCACGCCGGCGCCAGGGTGCCCATCGGCCGCCCCGACCCCGGTGTGCGCGCCTACGTCCTGGACGCGGGGCTGCGCCCGCTGCCCGAAGGCGCGGCCGGCGAGCTCTACCTCGCGGGCGCCGGCCTGGCGCGCGGCTACCACGGCCGCCCCGGCCTGACCGCGGAGCGCTTCGTCGCCGATCCGTTCGGCCCGCCCGGTTCCAGGATGTACCGCACCGGCGACCTGGTGCGCTGGACCGGCGACGGGGTCCTGGACTTCCTGGGCCGCGCCGACGACCAGGTCAAGATCCGCGGCGTGCGGATCGAGCCGGGTGAGGTCGAGGCCGTGCTCGCGGCCCACCCCGGCGTGGCCGCGTGCGCCGTCGTGCCCCGTGAGGACGCCTCGGGCTCGCTGATGCTGGCCGCCTACGCGGTTCCCGGCAGCGGCGGCGCTCCCGAGGTGCGCGCGCTGCGCGAGCACGTGGCCGCAGCGCTGCCGGCCGCCATGGTCCCGGCGGCGTTCACGCTGCTGGAGCGCCTGCCCACCCTGCCCAACGGGAAGCTGGACCGCTCGGCGCTGCCGGCGCCCGACCTCGCGGCTCAGGTCGGCGGCCGCCCGCCGCGCGACCCGGTCGAGGAGCTCTTGTGTGAACTGTTCGCCGAGGTGCTGGGCGTCGAGGGGGTCGGCGTCGACGACGACTTCTTCGCCTTGGGCGGGCACTCGCTGCTGGTCACCCGGCTGGTCGGGCGGGTCCGCTCGGCGCTGGGCCGCGAGCTGCCGCTGCGCACGGTCTTCGACGCCCCCACCGTGGCCCGGCTCGTGGAGCGGCTGGAGAGCGGCCGGGACCTGCCCCCGCTGCGCCCGGCCGAGCGCCCGGCCGCGCTCCCGCTGTCCTACGCCCAGCAGCGGATGTGGTTCCTGCACCGCATGGCCGGGCCCGGCCCCACTTACACCATTCCCTTCGTCGCCCGCCTGAGCGGTCCCTTCGACGCCGACGCGCTGCGGGCCGCGCTGGGCGACGTCGCCGAGCGCCACGAGAGCCTGCGCACCGTCTTCCCCGATGACCAGGGCGTGCCCAGACAGCACGTGCTGCCCCCCGAGCAGGGGCGGCCGGAGCTGACGGTGCTGCGCACCGACGAGGAGTCGCTGCCCGGCGAGCTCGCGGCCGCCCTGGCCAGGGGCTTCCGGTTGGAGGAGGAGCCTCCGCTGCGCGCCCTGCTGTTCGAGACCGGCCCCGACGAGCGCGTGCTGATGCTGCTGCTGCACCACATCGCCGGGGACGGCTGGTCGGCCCGCCCGCTGCTGCGCGACATCGGCCTGGCCTACTCCGCGCGCCGCGAGGGCGCCGCGCCGGGCTGGACGCCGCTGCCCGTGCAGTACCCCGACTACGGGATCTGGCAGCGGGAGCTGCTGGGGACGGAGGACGACCCCGGCAGCGTCGTCTCGGCGCAGGCGGCGTTCTGGCGCGAGGCGCTGAAGGGGCTGCCCGAGGAGCTGCCGCTGCCCACCGACCGGCCCCGCCCGGCGATGTCCGGCGGCCGCGGCGCCGCGCTGGAGTGGACGGTCCCGCCCGAGCTCGAGCGCGGGCTGCGCGAGCTGGCGCGCTCCTGCGACGCCAGCCTGTTCATGCTGCTGCAGGCCGCCCTGGCCGCGCTGCTGACCCGGCTGGGCGCCGGCACCGACGTCCCCATCGGCAGCCCGGTCGCCGGCCGCTCCGACGACGCGCTCGACGACCTGGTCGGGTTCTTCGTCAACACCCTGGTGCTGCGCACCGACACCTCCGGCGACCCGACGTTCAAGGAGCTGGTGGCACGGGTGCGCGAGGCGGACCTGGCGGCCTACGAGCACCAGGACATCCCGTTCGAGCGGCTGGTCGAACTCCTCAACCCGGCCCGCTCGATGGCCCGCCACCCGCTGTTCCAGGTGATGCTGGCCTACCAGCGCGCCGGAGCCCTGGAGTTCCCGCTGGCGGGGGTGCGGGCGCGCCGCGAGCCGGTGGACTTCGCCACCGCGAAGTTCGACCTGGCGCTGGAGTTCATCGACCCGCACGACACCGACGGAATCCGGTGCGTGATCGACTACAGCGCCGACCTGTTCGACGCCGACACGGTCGCCAACATCGCGCTGCGCCTGCTCCGGCTGATGGAGGCCGCCACCGCCGACCCGGACCGGCCCATCGGGCGGCTGGACCTGCTCAGCGAGGAGGAGGACCGGCGGGTCGCACAACGCGCGCACGGCCCGAGCCTGCCGGTCGCCGAGACCACGCTGGTCGGGCTGTTCGAGCAGCAGGTCGAGGCCGCCCCCGAGGCGACCGCGCTGGTCTGCGAGGGGCGCTCGCTGACCTTCGCCGGACTCAACGCCCGGGCCAACCGGCTGGCCCGCGAGCTGATCGCCGCGGGCGCCGGCCCCGAGCGGATCGTCGCGCTGCTGCTGCCGCGCTCGGAGGAGACGGTCGTCGCACTGCTGGCGGTCCTCAAAGCCGGTGCGGCCTACCTGCCGATGGACCCGGCCTACCCCGACGATCGGATCGGCCGCATGCTCGCCGACGCAGCGCCGGCGCTGACCGTCACCACCGCGGCCCTGGCCGCCCGGCTGCCCGGCGGCGCTCCGCGGCTCGTCCTCGGACCGGACACGGCACGGGACCGGTCCGGGGACAACCCCTCCGACACCGACCGGACCCGCCCGCTCTCGCCGCTGCACCCGGCCTACGTGATCTACACCTCGGGCTCCACCGGCCGGCCCAAGGGTGTGGTGGTGACCCACCGCAGCGTGGTCAACCTGTTCCACAGCCACCGGGAGACGCTGTACCGGCCGACGGCGGCCCGGGCCGGCGGCGGACCGCTGCGGGTCGGGCACTCCTGGTCCTTCGCCTTCGACGCCTCATGGCAGCCGCAGTTGTGGCTGCTGGACGGGCACGCCCTGCACGTCGTGACCGAGGAGACCCTGCACGATCCCAAGCTGCTGGTCGACTACATCCGCGCCGAGCGCATCGACTTCATCGAGGTCACGCCCTCGCACGCGCTCCAGTTGGCACGGGCCGGCCTGGTCGAGGGCGAGGACTGCGACCTGGTGGCGCTCGGCGTGGGCGGCGAGGCCGTCCCTCCGACGCTGTGGAACCGGCTGCGCGGCCTGTCCGGCACCGAGGCCTACAACCTCTACGGCCCCACCGAGACCACGGTCGACGCGCTGGCGGCACGCGTGCGCGACAGCGAGCGGCCGGTGATCGGCCGGCCGACCGCCAACACCAGCGCCCACGTCCTTGACGCCGGGCTGCGGCCGGTGCCCCCGGGCGTCGTGGGCGAGCTCTACCTCGGCGGGGCCGGGCTCGCGCGGGGCTACCTGAACCGCCCCGGGCTGAGCGCCGAACGGTTCGTCGCCGACCCCTTCGGCCCGCCGGGCTCGCGGATGTACCGCACCGGCGACCTCGCCCGCTGGATGCCCGACGGCAGCCTCGACTACCTCGGCCGCGCCGACGACCAGGTCAAGGTGCGGGGCTTCCGGATCGAGCCGAGCGAGGTCGCCGCCGCGCTGGGCGGGCACCCCGACGTCGACCAGGTCGTCGTCGACACCTGGGAGGCCCGGCCCGGCGACCGGCGCATCGCCGCCTACGTCGTCCCCGCGCCCGGGTGCGGCGTCGACGCAGCGCGGCTGCGCGCGCACCTGGCCCCGGTCCTGCCGGACTACATGATCCCTGCGGCGTTCGTGGAGCTGGACGCGCTGCCGCTGACCGCGCACGGGAAGGTGGACCGGGCCGCGCTGCCCGAGCCGCGCACCCGGGCCCCGGCGGAGGGGCGGCCGCCCCGAGACGCCGCCGAGGCGGTGCTGTGCGCGCTGTTCGCCGAGGTGCTCGACACCGCGGGGGCCGGGCCCGACGACGACTTCTTCGACCTCGGCGGGCACTCCATGCTGCTGGTGCGGCTGCGCTCGCGGCTGGAGGCGGAGACGGGCGCGCACCTGCCGATCGCGGAGCTGTTCGCCAACCCCACCCCCGCGACGCTGGCCGCGCACCTGTCCGCCCGCGCGGACGGCCGGGCGCCGACGACCGCGTCCGGCACCGCCGCACCGGGCACCGCCGTGCTGCGCGCCGGGGGCGACCGCGCCCCGCTGTTCTGCGTGCATCCGGCCGGGGGCTTCGCCTGGCCCTTCGTCGGCCTGCGCCGCCACATCGATCCGGAGCACCCGATCCACGGCATCGAGTCGCCGCGGCTGGCCGAGGCGCTCGGCCCCGGCCAGGACCCGCCCGGCTCGCTGGAGGAGCTGGCGCGGGCCTACCTGCGGCGGGTGCGCGCCGTCCAGCCCGGCGGCCCCTACCACCTCGCCGGCTGGTCATTCGGCGGCGCGGTGGCGCACACTATGGCCTGCCTGCTGGCCGAGGAGGGCGAGGAGGTGGCGCTGCTGGCCCTGCTGGACGCCCACCCGCCGCATGCGGGCGCGCGGCCCGACGCCGCGGCACCGGCCCCGCCGGCCACCCCCGTTGCCGAGGCGGTGGGGCGCGACCACGGCGACGCCGGCTTGCTGGCCGCCAACCACCGGCTGGCCGCGCGGCTGCTCGCGCGGGCCCGGCCGCGCCGCCACCCCGGCGGCGCCGTGCTCTTCACCGCGGCCGAGGGGCCGGGTGGAGCGGGACCCGAGGCGTGGGCCCGCTCCGTGGCCGGGGACATCGAGCACCACGAGGTGCGCTGCGGCCACGACGCGATGCTGGACCCCGAACCGCTGGCGGTGATCGGCCCGGTGATCGCGGCCCGGATCGCCGCGTCCGGCCGGAGGCGGCCGTGACGGACGAGCGCGCGCGGCTCTGCCCGCCGCGCACCGCATCCGGTGACCTCGCAATCGAACACCACCCCGAGGAGCAGACATGACCAGTCCCGACCCGGTGCGCCGGGCCCTCGCCGCGGGCGCCGCGGCCCTGCTGCTGACCGGTCTCACCGCCTGCGGCGCCGGAGCCGGGCAGGCCGAGCCGACCGGTGACCGGACCCGCGCGTTCACCAGCGACCACACCGGGGAGCCGGTGCGGATCCCCGCCGATCCGCAGCGGATCGTGGCCATCGGCTGGGCGGTGACCCCGCTGATCTCGGTCGAGGAGGCCGACCTGGTCGGCGTCACCCGAGGCACCCAGGACACCAGCCTCACCCCCGAGGAGCTGGAGAAGGTGGAGTCGCTGCCCAGCGTCGGCACCGACCTCGACATCAGCGTCGAGGAGGTCGCCGCGCTCGAACCCGACCTCATCGTCTCGGGCCTGGCCGCGGCCATGGACTACGACTACGCCGACCTGGAGCAGGTGGCCCCGGTGGCGGTCGCGGCCATGAACACCCCGGCCGAATGGAAGGACATGAACGACCGGGTCGCCGACGCCGCCGGAGTGGCGGACGCGCACGCCGAGCTGAAGGAGCGCTACGACGAGCGGGCGGCGGAGATCGAGGAGACCCACGCCGACGTCCTCGCCGACACCCGCTTCGCCTCGATCGCGGCCTTCGGGGACGGCAACTGGACGCTGGAGCACCGGGACGCGCACGGGACCACCGTGCCCGCCGACGCCGGGCTGGACTTCACCGAGCAGGCCGAGGGCGGCGCGTTCAGCGAGTCGCTGTCGTATGAGGAGCTGGACCGGCTCGACGACTACGACGCCGTGCTGACCCGGGCGACCGAGGAGGGCGAGCCGACCGAGCAGATCGCGGAGGTCATGGAGCAGGGCCCGTGGCGCGGCGTCGAGCCCGTGCGCGAGGAGCACGTCTACCACGTGCCCCGGCTCGGCGCGATGAGCTACACCAGCGGCCTGCTCGTCCTGGACGAGCTGGAGGAGCGCGTGCTGAGTGATCTCCAGTGAGCCGAGCCGTTGATTCGATCGGAGGTTGAGGCGGTGCCCGAGACGACAGGGGCCCGGCCGGGCAGCGGGCGGGAGCTGCACGACGGGCTGGCGCCCGAGGTGCTGCGCGCCGGCCCGCCGCCGGTGCCGGTGCTGGCGGCCCCGTTCAGCGCACGGACGGCCGACCCAGGGGGATCCGACCTCGACCTGGTCCACGCGTGGATGAACCGGCCGCACGTGGCCGAGTTCTTCGGCCAGGCGTGGTCCAGGCGGGACTGGGCCGGCGAGCTGG
This sequence is a window from Spinactinospora alkalitolerans. Protein-coding genes within it:
- a CDS encoding ABC transporter substrate-binding protein → MTSPDPVRRALAAGAAALLLTGLTACGAGAGQAEPTGDRTRAFTSDHTGEPVRIPADPQRIVAIGWAVTPLISVEEADLVGVTRGTQDTSLTPEELEKVESLPSVGTDLDISVEEVAALEPDLIVSGLAAAMDYDYADLEQVAPVAVAAMNTPAEWKDMNDRVADAAGVADAHAELKERYDERAAEIEETHADVLADTRFASIAAFGDGNWTLEHRDAHGTTVPADAGLDFTEQAEGGAFSESLSYEELDRLDDYDAVLTRATEEGEPTEQIAEVMEQGPWRGVEPVREEHVYHVPRLGAMSYTSGLLVLDELEERVLSDLQ
- a CDS encoding amino acid adenylation domain-containing protein yields the protein MSTKSGLEDIWPLSPLQEGLLFQSQLDEGGPDVYNVQVAIDLDGALDPSGLRAAAAALLRRHPNLRSAFRRRKSGQAVALIPKEAEAPWRDADLFGADEAERARELDRLAAAERAARFDPARPPLLRFLLVRLGAERHRLVLTHHHILLDGWSLPLLVRELFALHAAGGDPDGLARPAPYRDHLAWLQRRDRPAAEAAWRAALAGVESPTRLAPTAAPAAAVPEGVTAELPAPATASLRAMARERGLTLNTVVQTAWAVLLGRLLGRDDVVFGTTVSGRPAEIDGVESMIGLFINTVPVRVRLRPAEAVADLLARVQDEQALLLDHQHLGLADIQRLAGVPDLFDTLVVFENHPWGGADPAEAVPGLRASVAGSADATHYPLSLAVLPGERMRLNLGYRPDVLERERVERIAAWLVRLLERIAADPAAPSARLPLLTAAEHDRIVAGFNDGGAAGAAAMEFGTFPELLERRVATAPDTPMLVVEGTELTAAEVDERANRLAHALIARGVGPESVVAVAVPRSAELIVALAAVLKAGGAYLALDPDYPDDRLAHMLADAAPVCAVAAGELAERVSGLAPVPLLVPDDAETAAELARSRADAPADADRTAPLTPANAAYVIYTSGSTGRPKGVVVSHEGVAKLVATARERLGVGPGSRISQFGSPSFDVAFWEITMGLLSGGRLVIVPAQRRVPGPPLTEYLRAHGVTHSGLPPALLSAIPDDVELPEGMTVLAGTEAVSGALVRRYAARGPMFNCYGPTEATVNATLGECDPAHAGARVPIGRPDPGVRAYVLDAGLRPLPEGAAGELYLAGAGLARGYHGRPGLTAERFVADPFGPPGSRMYRTGDLVRWTGDGVLDFLGRADDQVKIRGVRIEPGEVEAVLAAHPGVAACAVVPREDASGSLMLAAYAVPGSGGAPEVRALREHVAAALPAAMVPAAFTLLERLPTLPNGKLDRSALPAPDLAAQVGGRPPRDPVEELLCELFAEVLGVEGVGVDDDFFALGGHSLLVTRLVGRVRSALGRELPLRTVFDAPTVARLVERLESGRDLPPLRPAERPAALPLSYAQQRMWFLHRMAGPGPTYTIPFVARLSGPFDADALRAALGDVAERHESLRTVFPDDQGVPRQHVLPPEQGRPELTVLRTDEESLPGELAAALARGFRLEEEPPLRALLFETGPDERVLMLLLHHIAGDGWSARPLLRDIGLAYSARREGAAPGWTPLPVQYPDYGIWQRELLGTEDDPGSVVSAQAAFWREALKGLPEELPLPTDRPRPAMSGGRGAALEWTVPPELERGLRELARSCDASLFMLLQAALAALLTRLGAGTDVPIGSPVAGRSDDALDDLVGFFVNTLVLRTDTSGDPTFKELVARVREADLAAYEHQDIPFERLVELLNPARSMARHPLFQVMLAYQRAGALEFPLAGVRARREPVDFATAKFDLALEFIDPHDTDGIRCVIDYSADLFDADTVANIALRLLRLMEAATADPDRPIGRLDLLSEEEDRRVAQRAHGPSLPVAETTLVGLFEQQVEAAPEATALVCEGRSLTFAGLNARANRLARELIAAGAGPERIVALLLPRSEETVVALLAVLKAGAAYLPMDPAYPDDRIGRMLADAAPALTVTTAALAARLPGGAPRLVLGPDTARDRSGDNPSDTDRTRPLSPLHPAYVIYTSGSTGRPKGVVVTHRSVVNLFHSHRETLYRPTAARAGGGPLRVGHSWSFAFDASWQPQLWLLDGHALHVVTEETLHDPKLLVDYIRAERIDFIEVTPSHALQLARAGLVEGEDCDLVALGVGGEAVPPTLWNRLRGLSGTEAYNLYGPTETTVDALAARVRDSERPVIGRPTANTSAHVLDAGLRPVPPGVVGELYLGGAGLARGYLNRPGLSAERFVADPFGPPGSRMYRTGDLARWMPDGSLDYLGRADDQVKVRGFRIEPSEVAAALGGHPDVDQVVVDTWEARPGDRRIAAYVVPAPGCGVDAARLRAHLAPVLPDYMIPAAFVELDALPLTAHGKVDRAALPEPRTRAPAEGRPPRDAAEAVLCALFAEVLDTAGAGPDDDFFDLGGHSMLLVRLRSRLEAETGAHLPIAELFANPTPATLAAHLSARADGRAPTTASGTAAPGTAVLRAGGDRAPLFCVHPAGGFAWPFVGLRRHIDPEHPIHGIESPRLAEALGPGQDPPGSLEELARAYLRRVRAVQPGGPYHLAGWSFGGAVAHTMACLLAEEGEEVALLALLDAHPPHAGARPDAAAPAPPATPVAEAVGRDHGDAGLLAANHRLAARLLARARPRRHPGGAVLFTAAEGPGGAGPEAWARSVAGDIEHHEVRCGHDAMLDPEPLAVIGPVIAARIAASGRRRP